The Molothrus ater isolate BHLD 08-10-18 breed brown headed cowbird chromosome 1, BPBGC_Mater_1.1, whole genome shotgun sequence genome includes a window with the following:
- the MACC1 gene encoding metastasis-associated in colon cancer protein 1, producing MKTNSWLQLSAVILGYKEENSSSSGTDSLSSGEIPRSQSEGTLIDVDDRAPSDSYNANERKLDLDIDWPGVFKHAKSVSKTNPFWNELSGSNPFVHDIAASNRNENNKRLSILKEKPYSFSKISSNRDSLDSSGDELDIDCLLRKTSTRRSGRSKSVSDFLDIVDNQRFNPHKTAPQKTTVSDMTWLQNDREAYKMAWLSHRQLTRSCLDLEAMSHSPGWAQTQATDIHVVCKLNHEGGSVQLPDSDINIHVPVGHVLPGEFQEVGLKAILNPPLSCNNELSSTVSPLIEVTLSNLNTSEAIFLEVKVAAKVKSDPLSQVMSDIVCFFSLNKEGPFKKLENCYIYQDTIQVKLTDLSHMMYAVIAIQASRIQPPATNVWDYVHRTVSVGIYGPKYIHPSFTAVFTVFGHNYIPGKLTICDIKKGGKSMPPVVFQLWGKHTFLLEKPQDLNISLISCDPDFQVKMEDQSKNIKKEELKTGEMVRQQFLFSMLGCREMHFFVFLVQIKILKSSQVTQFHVTTPDPAPKLSGIINRPKRLQNRKEIKSAPWLLIPTIKYPKFQDKALSVNTYGVALKTVLRQNKIDYLLEYFKGDTIALLGEDKVKAIGQTKMKEWYVGVLRRKIGLVHCKNIKVIPKEQAMDTADSELTTRNLVEQIALPFKKLTYIYSVVLSTVSESVYDWRALAEVLGYSHMSLDDFNEAHIDKESERVSHVVKKMKQDCHANKKKRLFLYELIVALLKIDCQGLVARLTQDTIILTSAVKLGKSWRELAEKLARLTKQQIEAYEVPHHGKNGAVALEMMWKPAYDFLYTWAAHYGDGYRDVLQDLQSALDKMKNPVTKQWRELTGALILVNCMEVLRASAFSKMEED from the exons atgaaaacaaacagctgGCTTCAGCTTTCTGCAGTAATTCTTGGATATAAG GAGGAAAATTCTTCCAGTAGTGGAACTGATTCCCTAAGCAGTGGAGAGATTCCACGAAGTCAGTCAGAGGGGACTTTGATTGATGTGGATGACCGGGCACCTTCAGACAGCTACA atGCCAATGAACGTAAACTGGATTTGGATATTGACTGGCCTGGTGTATTCAAACATGCAAAATCTGTTTCCAAGACTAATCCTTTCTGGAATGAACTGTCAGGATCCAACCCTTTTGTACATGACATAGCTGCCTCcaatagaaatgaaaataataagcGTCTTTCTATCTTAAAGGAAAAACCTTATTCGTTCTCTAAAATTTCAAGCAATAGGGACTCTTTGGATTCCTCAGGTGATGAGCTAGATATTGACTGTCTCCTAAGAAAGACTTCAACAAGAAGATCTGGACGATCCAAGAGTGTCTCTGACTTCCTGGATATAGTTGATAACCAAAGATTTAATCCTCACAAGACAGCACCTCAAAAAACTACAGTTTCTGATATGACATGGCTTCAGAATGACCGTGAAGCCTACAAGATGGCTTGGCTGAGCCACCGACAGCTCACCCGGTCCTGCCTGGATTTAGAAGCCAtgagccacagccctgggtgggCACAAACACAAGCTACAGACATTCATGTAGTTTGTAAACTGAATCATGAAGGGGGCTCAGTACAGCTACCTGACTCAGATATCAACATTCATGTCCCTGTGGGTCATGTATTACCAGGAGAATTCCAAGAAGTTGGTTTAAAGGCTATCCTTAACCCTCCATTGTCATGCAACAATGAGCTGTCCAGCACAGTAAGTCCTCTGATAGAAGTTACACTCAGCAACCTCAACACAAGTGAAGCCATTTTCCTAGAAGTGAAAGTTGCAGCTAAAGTGAAGAGTGATCCACTCAGCCAAGTTATGAGTGATATTGTGTGTTTTTTTAGTCTCAACAAAGAAGGACCTTTTAAGAAGCTAGAGAATTGCTATATTTATCAAGATACCATACAAGTAAAGCTAACAGATCTAAGTCATATGATGTATGCAGTGATTGCCATACAAGCAAGCAGAATCCAGCCTCCAGCAACTAATGTGTGGGACTATGTCCATAGAACAGTCTCAGTTGGAATTTATGGTCCCAAATACATTCATCCATCTTTTACAGCAGTTTTTACAGTCTTTGGTCACAACTACATTCCAGGAAAACTCACAATTTGTGATataaaaaagggggggaaaagtaTGCCTCCTGTGGTGTTTCAGCTGTGGGGAAAGCATACATTTCTGCTTGAAAAACCACAAGACCTAAACATTTCTTTGATATCCTGTGATCCAGACTTTCAAGTAAAAATGGAAgatcaaagcaaaaatattaaaaaggagGAGTTGAAAACTGGTGAAATGGTCCGCCAAcaattcctgttttccatgCTTGGATGCAGGGAGatgcatttctttgttttccttgttcaGATTAAAATCTTGAAAAGTAGCCAAGTAACACAGTTCCATGTTACGACTCCTGATCCAGCTCCAAAATTAAGTGGAATTATTAATAGGCCAAAGCGCCTACAAAACCGCAAGGAAATCAAGTCTGCACCATGGCTTTTGATACCAACAATAAAATATCCAAAGTTCCAAGACAAAGCATTGAGTGTCAACACTTATGGAGTGGCTTTGAAAACTGTGTTACGTCAGAATAAGATTGACTATTTGCTGGAATATTTCAAAGGAGACACAATAGCACTGCTTGGTGAAGACAAAGTTAAAGCCATTGGACAAACTAAAATGAAAGAGTGGTATGTGGGAGTTCTCAGAAGAAAGATTGGTCTTGTACATTGCAAAAACATTAAAGTGATTCCTAAGGAACAAGCTATGGACACTGCTGATAGTGAGCTAACAACCAGGAATCTTGTGGAACAAATTGCATTGCCATTCAAAAAACTGACTTATATCTACTCGGTAGTTCTGTCTACAGTATCAGAGAGTGTTTATGACTGGAGAGCTTTAGCTGAGGTGTTGGGATACTCACATATGTCTTTGGATGACTTTAATGAGGCACATATTGATAAAGAATCAGAAAGAGTTTCACATGTTGTGAAAAAGATGAAGCAAGACTGCCatgctaacaaaaaaaaaagactctttCTTTATGAACTCATTGTT GCACTATTGAAAATAGATTGCCAGGGATTGGTGGCACGTCTTACCCAGGACACCATCATCTTGACTTCAGCTGTCAAGCTTGGCAAGAGCTGGCGGGAGCTTGCGGAGAAGCTAGCCCGCCTCACAAAGCAGCAAATAGAGGCTTACGAAGTGCCCCACCATGGGAAAAATGGAGCAGTAGCTCTGGAG atgatGTGGAAACCTGCATATGACTTTCTCTACACTTGGGCTGCCCATTATGGAGATGGTTACAGGGATGTCTTACAAGACCTGCAATCAGCCTTGGATAAAATGAAAAACCCAGTAACAAAACAGTGGCGAGAGTTAACTGGAGCTCTGATTCTTGTGAATTGCATGGAGGTGTTAAGAGCAAGTGCCTTTTCCAAAATGGAGGAAGACTAA